The Paenibacillus sp. FSL R7-0204 genome includes a region encoding these proteins:
- a CDS encoding ArsR/SmtB family transcription factor: MDQELMDELASQFKNSLKVLNAVGAETRQAILMALLQGPQDPGMRVGEIRGITHFSRPVVSHHLRILIEAGIVSVRKEGTRNYYRLDSGSKLMVLKSLVSGLEKVLAQCEREAEIL, encoded by the coding sequence ATGGATCAGGAGCTTATGGATGAACTGGCGTCTCAATTCAAGAATTCGCTGAAGGTGCTGAACGCGGTCGGTGCCGAGACCCGGCAAGCTATCCTGATGGCCTTGCTGCAAGGGCCGCAAGACCCGGGCATGCGTGTAGGCGAGATAAGAGGGATCACCCATTTTTCCCGTCCGGTCGTGTCCCATCACCTTAGAATATTGATAGAGGCCGGAATTGTTAGCGTCCGCAAAGAAGGCACCCGCAACTATTACCGGCTGGACTCCGGAAGCAAGCTGATGGTGCTCAAAAGCTTGGTGAGCGGGCTGGAGAAGGTTCTGGCACAATGCGAGCGTGAGGCAGAGATTCTCTAA
- a CDS encoding glycoside hydrolase family 1 protein, producing MTQSIFPEGFLWGGALSACQAEGAYNVDGKSLTIPDVMQFNKNNDRKVTKQLRINREMIEEAKNDPDTVKYPKRRGIDFYHTFREDIALFAEMGFKVFRYSIAWARVFPGGDDAAPNEKALQFYDQVIEECLKHGMEPLITISHFDTPIVLIDKFGGWYNRRLVDLYVNYCEVLFKRYKGKVKYWVTFNEINMSVKAGAKTLGIIEYDAPNYEEMLFQGLHHQFVAASRATRLAHEIDPGNQIGSMVAYFTTYPYTCKPEDALQMQKDDQMKNQFFLDVLNLGEYPYYAKTYFKDKNITLHIEDGDLDSIRTHTADYVGMSYYNSMISSSDTEQLELTAGNVHSVYKNPHLPENEWGWQIDPVGLRYTLNLVYDRYHKPVFILENSSGFYDKLNEDGTVNDPYRIEFLRKHIEQMGLAIQDGVEMIGYTMWGPIDMISSSTSEMSKRYGFIYVDQDDYGNGTMKRTLKDSFYWYQNVIRTNGAEL from the coding sequence ATGACACAATCTATATTTCCGGAAGGCTTCCTGTGGGGAGGCGCTCTCTCCGCCTGTCAGGCGGAAGGTGCATATAATGTAGACGGGAAGAGTCTGACCATTCCTGATGTGATGCAATTCAATAAGAATAATGATCGTAAAGTAACCAAGCAGTTGAGAATTAACCGCGAAATGATCGAGGAAGCCAAAAACGACCCGGATACGGTTAAATATCCAAAACGCCGCGGCATCGACTTTTACCACACGTTCCGTGAGGATATCGCTCTGTTCGCCGAAATGGGCTTCAAGGTCTTCCGTTACTCCATCGCATGGGCCCGTGTATTCCCGGGCGGAGACGATGCCGCCCCGAACGAGAAGGCATTGCAATTCTACGATCAGGTGATTGAGGAGTGCCTGAAGCACGGCATGGAGCCGCTGATCACCATTAGCCATTTCGATACGCCGATCGTGCTGATTGACAAATTCGGCGGCTGGTATAACCGCAGGCTGGTGGACTTATATGTCAACTACTGCGAGGTGTTATTCAAGCGTTACAAGGGCAAAGTAAAGTATTGGGTGACGTTCAATGAGATCAACATGAGTGTCAAAGCCGGAGCAAAAACGCTCGGAATTATCGAATACGATGCACCGAATTATGAGGAAATGCTGTTCCAGGGGTTACACCATCAGTTCGTGGCAGCCTCTAGAGCGACCAGACTGGCGCATGAGATTGATCCGGGTAACCAAATCGGCAGCATGGTCGCTTACTTCACGACCTATCCGTACACCTGCAAACCGGAGGATGCCCTCCAGATGCAGAAGGATGACCAGATGAAAAACCAGTTCTTCCTCGATGTCTTGAACCTGGGCGAGTATCCTTATTACGCCAAGACGTATTTCAAAGACAAAAATATCACGCTGCACATCGAGGATGGCGATCTGGATAGCATCCGTACACATACGGCAGATTACGTCGGCATGTCCTACTACAATTCCATGATTTCCAGCAGCGATACGGAGCAATTGGAATTGACCGCAGGCAACGTACACAGTGTATATAAAAACCCGCATTTGCCTGAAAATGAGTGGGGCTGGCAGATCGACCCTGTAGGCCTGCGTTACACGTTGAACCTGGTGTATGACCGCTACCACAAACCGGTATTCATTCTGGAGAACAGCTCAGGCTTCTACGACAAGTTAAATGAAGACGGTACTGTGAACGATCCTTACCGCATTGAATTCTTGAGAAAACATATCGAACAGATGGGGCTGGCCATTCAGGATGGTGTCGAAATGATAGGCTATACCATGTGGGGGCCGATTGACATGATCAGCTCTTCTACCTCGGAAATGAGCAAACGTTACGGGTTCATCTATGTGGATCAGGATGACTACGGCAACGGGACGATGAAGAGAACCCTCAAGGATTCCTTCTATTGGTATCAGAATGTTATCCGGACGAACGGGGCCGAGCTGTAA
- a CDS encoding histidine phosphatase family protein — translation MKEPFKESYLRIIEQGAEEQLAIYLVRHGKDDEGYRGGWSQRGLNTQGYRQAEKLGCFLRENSASFPIQRIVSSDLQRALDTAGELVRELELPLERSMDWREMNNGVIAGMPNEIVNERYPGLYFSGLRMDERYPDGESPLEFFTRIQETFTRLCEEYEDSGPDDNIIIVTHGGVINIIYHIIKGIDWNNRGSKFPASYASLHRIELVDGRWSLSLENYTV, via the coding sequence TTGAAGGAACCTTTTAAGGAATCATACTTACGCATCATAGAACAGGGGGCCGAGGAGCAGTTGGCGATATATCTGGTAAGACACGGCAAGGATGACGAAGGATATCGCGGCGGATGGAGCCAGCGGGGGCTAAATACCCAAGGCTACAGACAAGCCGAGAAGCTGGGCTGTTTTTTGAGAGAGAATTCGGCATCATTCCCTATACAACGTATAGTCAGCAGCGATCTGCAGCGGGCGCTGGATACAGCCGGCGAGCTGGTAAGAGAGCTAGAATTACCCTTAGAGCGCAGTATGGACTGGCGGGAGATGAACAATGGTGTGATCGCCGGTATGCCGAACGAAATCGTGAATGAACGTTACCCCGGCTTATACTTCTCAGGACTGCGGATGGACGAGCGTTACCCTGACGGAGAGAGTCCGCTCGAATTCTTCACCCGGATTCAAGAGACCTTCACCCGGTTGTGCGAAGAGTATGAGGACAGCGGCCCCGATGATAACATAATTATTGTTACACACGGCGGTGTCATAAATATCATCTATCACATCATTAAAGGGATCGACTGGAATAACCGTGGCAGTAAATTCCCGGCTTCCTATGCCAGCCTGCACAGAATTGAGCTTGTGGACGGAAGATGGAGCCTTTCTCTGGAAAATTATACGGTCTAG
- a CDS encoding quinone oxidoreductase family protein, giving the protein MYAAVVRSFDSGPKYEKVEAPAPSREHEALVDVLAAGLHLRVRAQANGSHYTSTDELPLIPGIDGVGLLPDGKLVYFVATDNALGSFADQTLIDIRRAVPLPADADPVLIAAAMNPAMSSWVTLRRRVQAKPGFKVLILGATGNSGQMAVQIAKLMGASQIIAAGRNPERLRSLTQHGADVVISLTGDPGAAARNLGEASAEVDIVLDYLWGEPATLAMLPILTRRSDRSRLLTWIQIGSMAGADAAIPSAALRSANFQIIGSGQGSVTPAGYLAEFPALIHAIAEGQLTANPIVYPLSQIEQVWKTPPGNQQRVVFVPQAETDCRPFKGR; this is encoded by the coding sequence ATGTACGCTGCTGTTGTAAGATCATTCGATTCAGGTCCGAAATACGAAAAGGTTGAAGCTCCGGCACCTTCAAGAGAACACGAAGCTCTGGTGGATGTGCTGGCTGCCGGATTACATCTCCGCGTCCGGGCACAAGCCAATGGTTCTCACTATACGAGTACGGATGAACTGCCGCTAATCCCAGGTATCGACGGAGTGGGACTGCTCCCGGATGGCAAGCTGGTCTATTTTGTAGCCACCGATAATGCCCTGGGATCTTTCGCAGACCAGACCCTCATCGATATTCGCCGCGCAGTCCCGCTACCCGCAGATGCTGATCCCGTGCTCATCGCCGCCGCGATGAATCCGGCCATGTCCTCCTGGGTAACTCTCCGCCGCCGGGTTCAGGCTAAACCCGGGTTCAAGGTTCTCATTCTGGGTGCTACCGGCAACTCCGGGCAGATGGCCGTGCAGATCGCCAAGCTTATGGGAGCCAGTCAGATCATCGCTGCCGGGCGGAACCCGGAACGTCTGCGTTCGCTTACACAGCATGGTGCAGATGTAGTCATATCGCTTACCGGAGATCCCGGGGCAGCGGCCCGGAACCTCGGCGAAGCCTCAGCTGAAGTTGATATCGTTCTCGACTATCTGTGGGGTGAGCCTGCTACACTCGCCATGCTCCCGATATTAACCCGCCGGTCCGACCGCAGCCGGCTGTTAACCTGGATTCAGATCGGTTCCATGGCAGGTGCGGATGCCGCGATTCCTTCTGCTGCGCTGCGCTCTGCCAACTTCCAAATCATAGGCAGCGGCCAGGGTTCCGTCACGCCAGCCGGATATCTGGCTGAATTCCCAGCGTTGATCCATGCCATTGCAGAGGGTCAGCTAACAGCGAACCCTATCGTTTATCCGCTATCCCAAATTGAACAAGTATGGAAGACTCCGCCGGGCAATCAGCAGCGTGTTGTCTTCGTGCCGCAAGCAGAAACGGATTGCCGTCCTTTTAAAGGACGATAA
- a CDS encoding PRD domain-containing protein, whose amino-acid sequence MKVIKKVNNNVAIAINDNNEEVFVVGKGVGFLKTPYQLTETDMVVEKIFVAPKNIRMYDLLNSIPIEHIYLAEEVITMGSDILHKTFNTNLLLTLSDHISFALARTREGVSIKNPLEWEVRTLYPDETRVGEAAVRLIEATAGVRLPAAETTLIALHFVNAQVGSGEMSDTTKITTVTGEMLSIIKYALKIDFEEESIHFMRFATHVRYFIMRQMSGKSLKKENEALFEMVTEKFPRELECVEKIAAFLQNNYGWSCTNDEKLYLILHIQRLISND is encoded by the coding sequence ATGAAGGTCATCAAAAAAGTGAACAACAATGTAGCTATTGCTATTAATGACAACAATGAGGAAGTGTTTGTGGTTGGCAAGGGCGTTGGTTTCCTAAAGACCCCCTATCAGTTGACTGAAACCGATATGGTGGTGGAGAAAATCTTTGTCGCTCCCAAAAACATCCGCATGTACGACTTGTTGAACAGCATTCCGATTGAGCATATCTATCTGGCGGAAGAAGTCATTACCATGGGCAGCGACATTCTGCATAAGACGTTCAATACCAATCTGCTGCTCACTCTCTCTGACCATATAAGCTTCGCTCTGGCCCGTACCCGTGAAGGTGTCTCCATCAAGAATCCGCTGGAATGGGAAGTGCGCACCCTATACCCGGATGAGACCCGTGTAGGTGAAGCTGCAGTCCGGTTAATTGAAGCTACAGCGGGAGTCCGCCTCCCGGCAGCCGAAACGACCCTGATTGCCTTACATTTTGTGAATGCCCAGGTGGGGTCTGGAGAAATGAGCGATACAACCAAAATTACCACCGTTACCGGCGAGATGCTGTCCATCATCAAATACGCGCTGAAAATTGATTTTGAGGAAGAGTCCATTCACTTCATGCGCTTCGCCACCCATGTCCGCTATTTCATCATGCGGCAGATGAGCGGCAAGTCGCTGAAGAAAGAGAATGAAGCGTTGTTTGAGATGGTAACAGAGAAATTCCCTCGTGAACTGGAGTGTGTGGAGAAGATCGCGGCATTCCTGCAGAACAATTACGGCTGGAGCTGCACCAATGATGAGAAGCTGTATCTGATTCTTCACATTCAAAGGTTAATCTCCAACGACTAG
- a CDS encoding 2-keto-3-deoxygluconate permease, whose product MNILRSVQKIPGGLLIVPMLLAAAVNTVFPQLFGIGDPTTALFTSRGTMVLIGLILFVSGTQLDLRLLPATLKRAGVHVLARILIAWMFGWAFVYGFGIEGFAGISAIAFIAVLTSCNPGLYLALMNSYGDEMDQGAFGILNLIAVPVIPVMILNSASEAGIDYLSVAATLLPFAVGILLGNLDANLQRMFAPGTVILLPFLGISFGSSINLSLAFRSSLSGLLLTLLFFLLCLLPLVMIDRHLLKRPGYAAAATCSVAGLSMVVPGIAAGFNPAYAPYADTAIAQIAFTVILTSITIPYVVKRLAGKVNSAEAGH is encoded by the coding sequence ATGAATATACTACGGTCTGTCCAAAAAATACCTGGCGGTCTGCTCATCGTCCCCATGCTGCTGGCAGCCGCCGTCAACACGGTATTTCCGCAGCTGTTCGGCATTGGTGATCCTACAACCGCTCTGTTTACCTCCAGAGGAACGATGGTGCTTATCGGCTTGATCCTGTTTGTATCCGGGACGCAGTTGGACCTCCGCCTGCTCCCTGCTACACTGAAGCGCGCCGGGGTGCATGTTCTGGCAAGAATCCTGATCGCCTGGATGTTTGGATGGGCATTCGTTTATGGATTCGGCATCGAGGGCTTTGCCGGTATTTCTGCCATTGCCTTCATCGCAGTGCTGACTAGCTGCAATCCGGGCCTTTACCTGGCGCTGATGAATTCCTACGGAGATGAAATGGATCAGGGAGCCTTTGGTATTTTGAACCTGATCGCCGTTCCGGTCATTCCGGTCATGATTCTGAACTCGGCCAGCGAGGCAGGAATTGATTATCTTAGCGTGGCGGCCACGCTGCTCCCTTTTGCCGTAGGTATACTGCTTGGCAATCTTGATGCTAACCTTCAGAGGATGTTTGCTCCGGGAACAGTGATCCTATTGCCATTCCTCGGCATCAGCTTCGGGTCTAGCATCAACCTGAGCCTGGCCTTCCGGTCGAGCTTATCCGGCCTGCTGCTAACCTTACTCTTCTTCCTGCTTTGTCTGCTGCCGCTGGTTATGATTGACCGTCACTTGTTAAAACGCCCGGGGTATGCAGCGGCGGCTACCTGTTCAGTCGCCGGTCTATCGATGGTTGTGCCCGGGATAGCTGCCGGTTTTAACCCGGCTTATGCACCATATGCGGATACAGCTATAGCACAGATTGCTTTTACTGTCATCCTGACTTCCATCACCATACCTTATGTGGTTAAACGGCTGGCTGGAAAAGTGAACTCGGCCGAAGCCGGCCATTAG
- a CDS encoding NADPH-dependent FMN reductase, producing the protein MTTLNIGIILGSTRKGRVSPQVGEWVKGIADARGDANYEIVDIADFKLPLLGESDSYAEAQAWAAKLATLDGFVFIVQEYNHSLSGALKNALDSAREEWNNKAAGIVSYGSAGGARAAEHLRGILGELSVADVRVHPLLSLFTDFENGSVFKPADLHAANVNAMLDQVLAWSGALKTLRQ; encoded by the coding sequence ATGACAACACTTAATATCGGAATTATTCTTGGAAGCACACGCAAGGGCCGCGTTAGCCCGCAGGTAGGCGAATGGGTGAAGGGGATCGCTGATGCCCGTGGAGATGCTAATTACGAAATCGTAGATATTGCTGACTTCAAGCTGCCGCTGCTCGGGGAGAGCGACAGCTACGCTGAAGCTCAGGCTTGGGCAGCTAAGCTGGCTACCCTGGACGGATTCGTATTCATCGTTCAGGAATATAACCACAGTCTCTCCGGTGCACTGAAGAACGCACTGGATTCTGCCCGCGAAGAATGGAACAACAAGGCTGCCGGAATCGTCAGCTACGGCTCCGCCGGTGGCGCCCGCGCCGCTGAGCATCTGCGCGGTATTCTCGGCGAATTGTCCGTCGCCGATGTTCGTGTCCACCCGCTGCTCTCGCTGTTCACCGACTTCGAGAACGGCTCGGTGTTCAAGCCGGCTGACCTGCATGCTGCCAATGTCAATGCTATGCTGGATCAGGTCTTGGCCTGGAGCGGCGCGCTAAAGACACTGCGCCAGTAA
- a CDS encoding TetR/AcrR family transcriptional regulator, translating into MRVVKEAEARRNEILDVAEELFGQKGFDGTSTGDILGKVGIARGTLYYHFKSKEDIMDALIERTNATILHAAQQIAEDKSIPVIDRILRAVMALNIRSGDGSSTEIMEHIHKPQNALMHQKIQKAVIHGVPPILASIISEGIEQGIFNTPYPYECMEMVVVYATTIFDQDMVEMTEEERMSRILAFISNVERLLGAGSGSLMSVMQMFVGAGRVEEGKGNGGE; encoded by the coding sequence ATGAGAGTTGTAAAAGAAGCGGAAGCCCGCAGAAATGAGATTCTGGATGTAGCCGAGGAACTATTCGGGCAGAAGGGCTTCGACGGTACGAGCACGGGCGATATTCTGGGCAAGGTCGGCATTGCGCGCGGGACGCTGTATTATCATTTCAAATCGAAGGAGGACATTATGGACGCGCTGATTGAGCGGACGAATGCCACTATCCTTCATGCTGCGCAGCAGATTGCTGAAGACAAGAGCATACCCGTCATTGACCGGATTCTCCGTGCGGTCATGGCGCTGAATATCAGGAGCGGAGACGGCAGCAGCACAGAGATTATGGAGCATATCCACAAGCCGCAGAATGCGCTGATGCATCAAAAGATTCAGAAGGCGGTCATTCATGGCGTTCCGCCGATTCTGGCCTCCATCATCAGCGAGGGAATAGAGCAGGGGATATTCAATACGCCTTATCCGTATGAATGTATGGAGATGGTTGTGGTCTACGCCACCACCATTTTTGACCAAGATATGGTCGAAATGACGGAGGAGGAGCGAATGTCACGCATTCTGGCCTTCATCTCCAATGTGGAACGGCTGCTCGGTGCCGGGAGCGGAAGTCTGATGAGTGTGATGCAGATGTTCGTCGGAGCGGGCAGAGTGGAAGAGGGTAAGGGCAATGGAGGTGAATAG
- a CDS encoding aromatic ring-hydroxylating dioxygenase subunit alpha: MIEEKKRQAELELPRDCTFSPEDWRILAQYWYPVATAAEVQDQPVAVKLLDMKLVCYRSGGKVVIARDLCFHRGAPLSKGWVENGEIVCPYHGFRYNCEGKCTAVPAHPSAKISPKLKLIVYPAVERYGLIWTCLADAPEQIPAFPAWDDPDYINILIPSFDIAGSSGRQMEGFLDVSHFAYVHTATFGDRNNTEVPQYKVWREGETELVAEYWSTVSNYGKGQENPAPEGFQWLREFRVFAPFAASLTVYFPDEGRLKILNCASPVSARYTRLFCPISRNFDKNAPLEDTVKFNLQVFQEDAEMVESQTPEDLPLDLQAEAHIPADRTSIAYRQLLSSLGLGQNYTS; this comes from the coding sequence ATGATAGAGGAAAAGAAACGGCAGGCAGAGCTTGAACTCCCGCGTGATTGCACCTTCTCGCCTGAAGACTGGCGTATTCTGGCCCAGTACTGGTATCCCGTGGCTACAGCAGCAGAGGTACAGGATCAGCCGGTGGCCGTGAAGCTGCTGGATATGAAGCTGGTATGCTACCGCAGCGGAGGCAAGGTGGTTATTGCCCGGGATCTGTGTTTTCACCGGGGAGCTCCGCTGAGTAAGGGATGGGTGGAGAACGGGGAGATTGTCTGCCCGTATCACGGGTTCCGCTATAATTGTGAGGGGAAATGTACTGCGGTACCGGCACATCCAAGCGCCAAAATCTCGCCCAAATTGAAATTGATTGTCTATCCGGCCGTCGAACGCTACGGTCTGATCTGGACCTGCCTGGCAGATGCGCCTGAGCAGATTCCCGCCTTCCCGGCCTGGGATGATCCCGACTATATTAATATTCTGATCCCGAGCTTCGATATTGCCGGCTCCTCCGGGCGGCAGATGGAAGGCTTCCTTGATGTATCCCATTTCGCTTACGTGCATACGGCAACCTTCGGTGACCGCAATAATACAGAGGTTCCCCAGTACAAGGTGTGGCGTGAAGGGGAGACGGAGCTGGTGGCCGAATACTGGAGCACGGTCAGCAACTATGGCAAAGGGCAGGAGAATCCTGCGCCGGAAGGCTTCCAGTGGCTGCGGGAGTTCCGTGTATTCGCACCGTTCGCCGCTTCGCTAACTGTCTATTTCCCGGATGAGGGCAGGCTGAAGATTCTGAACTGTGCTTCTCCGGTGTCGGCCCGTTATACCCGGCTGTTCTGCCCGATCTCGCGGAATTTTGATAAGAATGCGCCCTTAGAGGACACGGTGAAATTCAATCTGCAGGTATTCCAGGAGGATGCGGAGATGGTGGAGTCGCAGACGCCGGAGGATCTGCCGCTGGATCTGCAGGCTGAAGCCCATATTCCGGCAGACCGCACCTCCATTGCTTATAGACAGCTGCTAAGCAGTCTAGGGCTGGGGCAGAATTATACGTCCTGA
- a CDS encoding MarR family winged helix-turn-helix transcriptional regulator, translating to MSSYDNSLDKLDDLSMVDSLVQLSFLVQNILARIGTEHDLSIIQIRLLGILRDREPGMLQLAKHLGLDKSSITGLVDRAQRRGLVERTISESDRRAFNVRATPAGWKIIHEVGEQIERQITAVTDGLTGEERAQMIALASKILVTAPGMSR from the coding sequence ATGAGCAGTTACGATAATTCTTTGGATAAGCTGGATGATCTGTCGATGGTAGACAGCCTTGTGCAGCTATCCTTCCTGGTGCAGAATATCCTTGCCCGAATAGGGACGGAGCATGACCTGTCGATCATTCAGATTCGTCTGCTGGGGATTCTGCGCGACCGGGAGCCGGGAATGCTGCAGCTGGCCAAGCATCTGGGCCTCGACAAATCCAGCATTACAGGACTCGTTGACCGGGCGCAGCGCCGAGGGCTGGTAGAGCGTACCATATCAGAGAGTGACCGGCGGGCGTTCAATGTGAGGGCTACTCCGGCAGGCTGGAAGATCATCCACGAGGTCGGGGAGCAGATCGAGCGGCAGATTACTGCGGTAACCGATGGTCTTACTGGGGAGGAGCGGGCACAGATGATTGCCCTGGCCAGCAAGATTCTGGTCACTGCTCCAGGGATGAGCCGCTGA
- a CDS encoding beta-glucoside-specific PTS transporter subunit IIABC, with protein MNNKELAQNVLELVGGERNISSLTHCATRLRFVLKEDRKADLKALDRLEGVLKAQNAGGQVQVVVGNKVDAVYAELRNLTSENLQSEDGDAAPKKKQNPVNVVLETIAGIFTPVLPALIGCGMIKCVATVLAALGWMEGSGFLSIVNMIGDLIFYFLPFFIAVSAAQKFKTNPYLAVALAAGLMHPVILDGAAKIAETGVKTIDFLGMPILLMKYSSSVIPIVLGVWVMSYLYPVVDKFIPKFLRVLLTPMIVLFIMIPLELIVLGPVGSYIGTWLTDGINYLYATVGVLAGTILGFFKPIMVMFGMHYAIMPIQIQQIASIGSTMLLPASLAANLAQAGAAFGVFVLTKSNTMKSAAGSSGFTALFGITEPAIYGVNLRYKRPFFAGCAAAGIVGGFYSIVHASANAIALPGVLALGTYTADRYVYIVIGSIAAVVLGFVFTLLAGIKEDAEGQATTKAKKNAASPAAAQDATPSASRAADTAGMLIVSPMTGEIKPLAEVEDQAFSQELMGKGIAIVPSEGRVYAPFDGVVEALYRTKHAIGLKAANGVEILIHIGVNTVSLKGKHFKSYVEQGQSIQAGDLLVEFDSEGIIADGYPTITSIVVTNMQQFADVLTASDSGPIQESGALLKLIP; from the coding sequence ATGAACAACAAGGAATTGGCCCAAAATGTACTGGAGCTTGTAGGCGGCGAACGTAATATCTCATCGCTCACCCACTGTGCAACACGGCTGAGATTCGTGCTTAAAGAAGACAGAAAGGCCGATCTGAAGGCGCTGGACCGACTCGAAGGCGTACTGAAGGCGCAGAATGCAGGCGGGCAGGTTCAAGTGGTGGTCGGGAACAAGGTAGATGCTGTGTATGCTGAGCTGCGCAATCTCACCTCGGAGAACCTCCAGAGCGAAGACGGGGATGCAGCTCCCAAAAAGAAACAAAATCCGGTAAATGTGGTCCTTGAGACGATTGCAGGCATCTTCACTCCAGTGCTCCCGGCCTTGATCGGCTGCGGTATGATCAAGTGCGTGGCTACAGTATTGGCAGCGCTAGGATGGATGGAAGGCTCCGGGTTCCTGTCCATCGTCAATATGATTGGCGATCTGATTTTCTACTTCCTGCCCTTCTTCATCGCTGTAAGTGCTGCCCAGAAATTTAAAACCAATCCGTATCTGGCCGTTGCGCTTGCTGCCGGATTAATGCATCCCGTGATTCTGGATGGCGCAGCCAAAATTGCCGAAACCGGCGTGAAAACAATCGATTTCCTCGGCATGCCGATCCTGCTGATGAAATATTCCTCGTCGGTGATTCCAATTGTCCTGGGCGTGTGGGTCATGAGCTACCTCTACCCTGTAGTGGACAAATTCATTCCCAAGTTTCTGCGGGTGCTCTTAACTCCAATGATTGTATTGTTCATCATGATCCCGCTGGAACTGATCGTACTTGGACCGGTCGGCTCTTATATCGGTACTTGGCTGACCGACGGCATCAACTACCTGTATGCAACCGTTGGCGTATTGGCAGGTACGATTCTCGGGTTCTTCAAGCCCATTATGGTTATGTTTGGCATGCATTACGCCATTATGCCGATCCAGATTCAACAGATTGCCAGCATAGGCTCGACCATGCTGCTGCCGGCCTCTCTTGCAGCTAACCTGGCCCAGGCGGGAGCCGCCTTCGGTGTCTTCGTCCTCACCAAGAGCAATACGATGAAATCCGCAGCCGGGTCAAGCGGCTTCACCGCCCTGTTCGGCATTACCGAGCCGGCGATTTACGGCGTCAATCTTCGTTACAAACGGCCGTTCTTTGCCGGGTGTGCGGCAGCCGGAATCGTAGGCGGTTTCTACAGTATTGTTCATGCGAGTGCAAATGCCATCGCCCTTCCGGGAGTCTTGGCCCTGGGAACATATACAGCAGACCGTTACGTCTATATTGTGATCGGGTCCATCGCAGCAGTCGTTCTGGGATTTGTATTCACCTTGCTCGCAGGCATCAAGGAAGATGCGGAAGGGCAAGCCACTACGAAGGCTAAGAAGAACGCCGCTTCGCCGGCAGCCGCTCAGGATGCCACCCCTTCGGCATCCCGCGCTGCGGATACCGCTGGTATGCTGATCGTCAGCCCGATGACAGGTGAAATTAAGCCGTTAGCCGAGGTTGAGGACCAAGCCTTTTCTCAGGAGCTGATGGGTAAAGGCATTGCCATTGTGCCGAGTGAAGGCAGAGTGTACGCACCTTTTGACGGAGTGGTTGAGGCATTGTACAGAACCAAACACGCCATCGGGCTTAAAGCAGCGAACGGCGTGGAAATACTGATTCATATCGGCGTAAATACGGTGAGCCTGAAAGGCAAGCATTTCAAATCCTATGTAGAGCAAGGTCAATCCATTCAGGCAGGCGACCTGCTGGTGGAATTCGATTCCGAAGGAATTATTGCCGATGGCTACCCTACAATTACCTCTATTGTCGTGACCAATATGCAGCAGTTCGCCGATGTACTGACGGCCTCTGATAGCGGTCCCATCCAAGAAAGCGGAGCACTGCTCAAACTGATTCCATAA